A genomic region of Staphylococcus roterodami contains the following coding sequences:
- a CDS encoding N-acetyltransferase, translating into MKIRKINKQDFAQVDQLIRIAFENTEHGYGNESELVDKIRQSHEYDSNLELVATIDDKVVGHALLSDVYLDTEDNREIGLVLAPVAVDINHQNNGIGTQLIASLEELALMKGYKFISVLGWPSYYANLGYKRASKYKIYPPFEGVPDEAFLIKELKKNELEDKNGIIHYSSAFE; encoded by the coding sequence ATGAAGATAAGAAAAATTAACAAACAGGACTTTGCTCAGGTAGATCAATTAATTAGAATAGCATTTGAAAATACTGAACATGGATATGGCAACGAATCAGAGTTAGTCGACAAAATACGACAAAGCCATGAATATGATTCGAATTTAGAATTGGTTGCAACTATAGATGATAAAGTAGTTGGACATGCTCTATTAAGTGATGTGTATCTTGATACAGAAGACAATCGAGAAATAGGTTTAGTACTAGCACCAGTTGCTGTCGATATTAATCATCAAAATAATGGAATTGGAACACAATTAATTGCATCCTTAGAAGAATTAGCTTTAATGAAAGGTTATAAATTTATAAGCGTGCTAGGATGGCCATCATATTACGCAAATCTCGGATATAAACGTGCAAGTAAATATAAAATATATCCACCATTTGAAGGTGTTCCAGATGAAGCATTTTTAATTAAAGAACTGAAGAAAAATGAATTAGAAGACAAGAATGGTATCATACATTATTCATCAGCGTTTGAATAA
- a CDS encoding terminase small subunit, with translation MSELTAKQARFVNEYIRTLNVTQSAIKAGYSANSAHVTGCRLLKKPHIKQYIQEQKDKIIDENVLTAKELLHVLTNAAVGDETETKEVVVKRGEYKENPQSGKVQLVYNEHVELIEVPIKPSDRLKALDMLGKYHKLFTDKHDINGNVPIFINIGEWDGDDEELDKAVQDVSNANPNHTVIVDDIPLED, from the coding sequence ATGAGTGAGTTAACGGCAAAACAAGCGCGTTTTGTGAATGAGTATATTAGAACATTAAATGTAACACAAAGTGCTATAAAAGCAGGTTATAGCGCAAATAGTGCACATGTGACAGGGTGTAGGTTATTGAAGAAGCCACACATCAAGCAATATATACAAGAACAAAAAGATAAGATTATAGATGAGAATGTATTAACTGCAAAAGAGTTACTACATGTGCTTACGAATGCGGCAGTCGGTGATGAAACAGAAACGAAAGAAGTAGTAGTAAAGCGTGGAGAATATAAAGAAAACCCACAAAGTGGCAAAGTACAGTTAGTCTATAATGAACATGTTGAACTGATAGAGGTACCAATTAAGCCAAGTGATCGTTTAAAAGCTCTTGATATGTTGGGGAAATACCATAAGTTATTTACAGATAAGCATGATATTAACGGCAATGTGCCTATATTCATTAATATTGGTGAATGGGATGGCGATGATGAGGAATTAGACAAAGCTGTACAAGATGTATCTAACGCTAATCCTAATCATACTGTGATTGTGGATGATATTCCTTTAGAGGATTAA
- a CDS encoding DUF5067 domain-containing protein, which yields MKKVMGILLASTLILGACGHHHDSAKKESTSHKKKENDNEELNEELKEFKSKKNMDIKIKGDTIVSDKFEAKIKEPFIINEKDEKKKYIAFKMEITAKKDDKDLNPSSISHDYINITQDDKNTVNKLRDGYLLSDKKYKDWTEHNQDQIKKGKTAQAMFIYELRGDGNINLNVHKYSEDKTVDSKSFKFSKLKTEDFSHRAETREEVEKKEKEYEEEYKKEQVREKEKEKEKQKDDDHSDLNEV from the coding sequence ATGAAAAAGGTAATGGGGATATTATTAGCAAGTACACTTATCTTAGGTGCTTGTGGACATCATCATGATAGTGCAAAAAAAGAGAGCACTAGTCACAAAAAGAAAGAAAATGACAATGAAGAATTAAATGAAGAACTTAAAGAATTTAAAAGCAAAAAAAATATGGATATAAAAATTAAAGGCGATACTATTGTTAGTGACAAATTTGAAGCTAAAATAAAAGAACCGTTTATCATCAATGAAAAAGATGAGAAAAAGAAATATATCGCTTTTAAAATGGAAATTACTGCTAAAAAAGACGATAAAGATTTAAATCCATCTTCTATTTCTCATGACTATATTAATATCACTCAAGATGATAAAAATACAGTAAATAAATTAAGAGATGGTTATCTTTTAAGTGATAAAAAATATAAAGATTGGACAGAACATAACCAAGATCAAATTAAAAAAGGCAAAACTGCACAAGCCATGTTTATCTATGAGTTAAGAGGTGATGGAAATATTAATTTAAATGTCCATAAATACTCAGAAGATAAAACAGTTGATTCTAAATCATTCAAATTTAGTAAACTTAAAACCGAAGATTTTTCTCATAGAGCGGAAACAAGAGAAGAAGTAGAAAAGAAAGAAAAAGAATATGAAGAAGAGTACAAAAAAGAACAAGTACGAGAGAAAGAGAAAGAAAAAGAAAAGCAAAAAGATGATGACCACAGTGATTTAAATGAAGTATAA
- a CDS encoding capsid morphogenesis B protein, whose translation MKTKYKLNNTKKVANAFGLNEEDTNLLINAVDLDIKNNMQNISSELQQTERSKQKQYNEELQNLAKQNRIIK comes from the coding sequence ATGAAAACAAAATATAAGTTGAATAATACTAAAAAGGTCGCAAATGCATTTGGCTTAAATGAAGAAGATACAAATCTATTAATAAATGCAGTTGATTTGGATATTAAAAATAATATGCAGAATATTTCAAGTGAGTTACAACAAACAGAGCGGTCTAAGCAAAAACAATATAATGAAGAGCTACAAAATTTAGCTAAGCAAAACCGAATTATTAAATAG
- a CDS encoding DUF4065 domain-containing protein codes for MKNDITAISIANYLIEKHEVNNLYLQKLLYYLQNNYMYKNDGSLLFEEKIQKWKLGPVIPDVYHAFKENGTSNIIEPYQQYDIKIDNGSLTIEEKNDELPEGIKKFINSTMVDLIEYDKFELVNLTHKHPEWAKYEKEILNGSKNLEYDYKSLYEYFKKNPEKLLVSIDE; via the coding sequence ATGAAAAATGATATTACTGCTATTTCAATTGCTAATTATCTTATTGAAAAGCATGAAGTGAATAATCTATATTTACAAAAATTACTATATTATTTGCAAAATAATTATATGTATAAAAATGATGGAAGCCTTCTTTTTGAAGAGAAAATACAAAAATGGAAATTAGGGCCAGTGATTCCAGATGTTTATCATGCTTTTAAAGAAAATGGCACAAGTAATATTATAGAGCCATACCAACAGTATGATATTAAAATAGATAATGGAAGTTTAACCATTGAAGAAAAAAATGATGAATTGCCAGAAGGTATAAAAAAATTTATTAATTCTACTATGGTTGATTTAATTGAATATGATAAATTTGAATTAGTTAATCTAACTCATAAACACCCAGAATGGGCTAAATATGAAAAAGAAATTTTAAATGGTAGTAAAAATCTAGAATATGATTATAAATCATTGTATGAATATTTTAAAAAGAATCCTGAGAAATTGTTGGTAAGTATTGATGAATGA
- a CDS encoding stage II sporulation protein M codes for MFKIHDETYIKRTIKFLVTILIIFLVTFILAIIFSPSTETIKNLSKGIPSNVDNAVGLEKVWEYILNNGIKVPVQMLILAFIPIPFLYYLNVIVTAILPAIALGFVINFDVYKGSMMTLSSIPHFFIEILAFCFVASGLFKVNQAITRKSINLFRKNKKDNLSLKLAILNLLKIYVFIALPLFVIATFLENYLSKFIFDLLT; via the coding sequence ATGTTTAAAATTCATGATGAGACATATATTAAAAGAACAATAAAATTTTTAGTTACAATATTAATAATTTTCTTAGTTACCTTTATTTTAGCCATTATATTTAGCCCTTCTACTGAAACCATAAAAAATCTATCAAAAGGGATACCCAGTAATGTAGACAATGCAGTAGGTTTAGAAAAAGTTTGGGAATATATACTAAATAATGGAATTAAAGTTCCTGTTCAAATGCTAATATTAGCATTTATTCCAATCCCTTTTTTATATTATTTAAATGTTATAGTTACAGCGATTCTTCCTGCTATAGCTTTAGGTTTTGTAATTAATTTTGATGTTTATAAAGGGAGTATGATGACTTTATCTTCAATACCTCACTTTTTCATAGAAATATTAGCTTTTTGCTTTGTTGCTAGCGGACTCTTTAAAGTTAACCAAGCAATAACTAGAAAAAGCATCAACTTATTTAGAAAAAATAAAAAAGATAATTTATCTTTAAAATTAGCTATACTCAACTTATTGAAAATATATGTATTTATTGCTTTACCTCTATTTGTAATAGCAACTTTTCTCGAGAATTATTTATCTAAATTTATATTTGATCTACTAACATAA
- a CDS encoding ABC transporter ATP-binding protein yields MIKLKNISFRFGKNYILENINLNINQENQIIGLLGPNGAGKTTFFNILTDYYQKYEGEINNDEFTYFLLPDKEYIPENLTINTCLKDFKNLYAEFNVDRAIKMLNELNLDFNQKISDFSKGMKEQLHLIFSLAQDVDLYVFDEPLATVDPITRDILIELIKNGRKNNSIAIISTHLVQDMDDLFNEIIIMNNGEILIHEKTESLTSRYQKSINNIYKESVKNGYFN; encoded by the coding sequence ATGATAAAACTTAAAAACATTTCTTTCAGGTTTGGTAAGAATTATATTCTAGAGAATATTAATTTAAATATTAATCAAGAAAATCAAATCATTGGTTTGTTAGGGCCTAATGGAGCTGGCAAAACTACATTTTTTAATATTTTAACAGATTATTATCAAAAATATGAAGGTGAAATAAATAATGACGAATTTACATATTTTTTATTACCAGACAAAGAGTATATACCTGAGAATTTAACAATAAATACATGTTTGAAAGATTTTAAAAATCTTTATGCTGAATTTAACGTGGATAGAGCTATAAAAATGTTAAATGAACTAAATTTAGATTTTAATCAAAAAATTTCTGATTTTTCTAAGGGGATGAAAGAACAACTTCATTTAATTTTTTCTTTAGCACAAGACGTAGATTTATATGTTTTTGATGAACCATTAGCAACAGTTGATCCTATTACAAGGGATATATTAATTGAATTAATTAAAAATGGTCGTAAAAACAATAGTATAGCAATTATTAGTACCCATCTTGTACAAGATATGGATGACTTATTTAATGAGATTATTATTATGAATAATGGGGAAATTTTAATTCATGAAAAAACAGAATCATTAACAAGTAGATATCAAAAGTCTATAAATAATATTTACAAGGAGAGTGTAAAAAATGGTTACTTTAATTAA
- a CDS encoding pathogenicity island protein, translating to MNEKEKIYNQLHHDAPIQIIPAPENLFVEYIEDGEVWYSPVVCMALSKAHNINFYDSDDGGCIDKAATCSIKKFNPETGEFEQFSKMAQKEIAQ from the coding sequence ATGAATGAAAAAGAGAAAATTTATAATCAACTTCATCATGATGCACCAATTCAAATTATACCAGCACCCGAAAATTTATTTGTCGAATATATAGAAGATGGTGAAGTATGGTATTCACCAGTTGTATGTATGGCTTTAAGTAAAGCGCATAATATTAATTTTTATGATAGTGATGATGGGGGGTGCATCGATAAAGCAGCCACATGTAGCATTAAAAAATTTAATCCTGAGACAGGTGAGTTTGAACAATTCAGCAAAATGGCTCAAAAGGAGATTGCACAATGA
- a CDS encoding DUF4260 domain-containing protein: MSNLIKLENACVFITVISVYFIFDFSLWILLIFLLVPDISMIGYAVNKDIGSKIYNLGHTYVLPIIITLLYLLTNEETILQISLIWLAHISMDRTIGYGLKYALDFNKTTIQKVE, encoded by the coding sequence ATGAGTAATCTAATAAAATTAGAAAATGCATGTGTCTTCATTACAGTTATCAGTGTTTATTTTATCTTTGATTTTTCACTATGGATACTTTTAATTTTTTTATTAGTTCCAGATATTTCTATGATTGGGTATGCTGTTAATAAAGATATTGGAAGTAAGATATATAATTTGGGTCATACTTACGTTCTACCAATCATAATTACTTTGTTATATTTACTTACAAATGAAGAAACGATATTACAAATATCTTTAATATGGTTGGCTCATATTAGTATGGATAGAACAATAGGATATGGACTTAAATATGCCCTAGACTTTAATAAAACTACTATTCAAAAAGTTGAATAA
- a CDS encoding spore coat protein, which yields MKLLKTKNCLYYRNGDNKLSDYQLLTQFNPAFINKKIKMCEFQIESMYHMSASTTTCDEIMGVVSVSYPIEKLVIKIIETKARLQNYKNRSISNMVLLKTVLNHYTEREQKQVVKYMRSNGRYKPYNVIERLQGDLYQASIKQRSERQKQRNIAIENSKIARVNAYHQSSHVKVV from the coding sequence ATGAAACTGCTTAAAACGAAGAATTGTTTATATTATCGTAATGGTGACAATAAATTATCTGATTATCAACTATTAACGCAATTTAACCCAGCATTTATTAATAAGAAAATTAAGATGTGTGAATTCCAAATTGAAAGTATGTACCATATGAGTGCATCGACAACAACATGTGATGAAATAATGGGGGTCGTGTCTGTCTCATATCCAATTGAAAAACTAGTTATCAAAATTATTGAAACAAAGGCAAGATTACAAAACTATAAAAATCGATCTATAAGTAATATGGTGTTGTTGAAAACGGTACTAAATCATTATACAGAAAGAGAGCAGAAGCAAGTTGTAAAATATATGCGTTCAAATGGACGATATAAGCCCTACAACGTCATTGAACGCTTACAGGGTGATTTGTATCAAGCAAGTATTAAACAACGTTCAGAACGTCAAAAACAAAGAAATATAGCAATTGAAAATAGCAAGATTGCACGAGTAAATGCTTATCACCAATCTTCACATGTAAAAGTGGTGTAA
- the add gene encoding adenosine deaminase — translation MTDKSKIASIPKIELHCHLDGSVSYGFLKKQSYDQNIDIDFNKVMVSRYCENLDQYLESFDEILKVMQTENSLVDSVIDVVQQANNDGIKYMEIRFAPKLHTQKGLSILEVLLSVCKGVKIAESKYDVITRLIICGMKHHSNIQNIEIFKNIMENKELKKLIVGVDLAGSEEDNSIEKHKVAIEFARNNNLNITLHAGECGCAKNVYDSVKLGAKRIGHGVALFKNKDDIKDFAKSNVLLEICPKSNLQTKAIKSLNELDLPLLRKYQIPYLINTDNRTVTGTTLIKEYEMLLENNLISIEEIKRVNKEAISFSFISETEIEMLKTKMQI, via the coding sequence GTGACTGATAAAAGTAAAATAGCATCAATCCCTAAAATTGAGTTACATTGTCATTTAGATGGGTCTGTTAGCTATGGATTTTTGAAAAAACAAAGTTATGATCAAAACATTGATATAGATTTTAATAAAGTAATGGTTAGTCGATATTGTGAAAATTTGGATCAATATTTGGAATCATTTGATGAAATATTAAAAGTTATGCAAACAGAAAATAGTTTGGTCGACAGTGTTATAGATGTAGTCCAACAAGCAAATAACGATGGTATAAAATATATGGAAATTAGATTTGCGCCTAAATTGCATACTCAAAAAGGGTTGTCTATTTTAGAAGTATTACTTTCAGTATGTAAAGGGGTAAAGATAGCAGAAAGTAAATATGATGTAATTACTAGATTAATTATTTGCGGGATGAAACATCACAGTAACATACAGAATATAGAAATATTTAAAAATATTATGGAAAATAAGGAGTTAAAAAAATTAATTGTAGGAGTAGATTTGGCTGGAAGTGAAGAAGATAATTCAATAGAAAAACACAAAGTAGCAATAGAGTTTGCGCGAAATAATAACCTTAATATCACTTTGCATGCTGGAGAATGTGGATGTGCAAAAAATGTGTATGATTCTGTAAAATTAGGTGCAAAAAGAATTGGACATGGGGTTGCTTTATTTAAAAATAAAGATGACATTAAGGATTTCGCTAAAAGTAATGTTTTACTAGAAATATGCCCTAAAAGTAATCTACAAACTAAAGCAATTAAAAGCTTAAATGAATTAGATTTACCATTACTGAGAAAATACCAGATTCCATATTTAATTAATACTGATAATAGAACTGTAACAGGCACCACGCTTATTAAGGAATATGAAATGTTATTAGAAAACAATTTAATATCTATTGAAGAAATAAAAAGAGTTAACAAAGAGGCTATATCATTTTCGTTTATAAGTGAAACAGAAATTGAAATGTTAAAAACAAAAATGCAGATATAA
- a CDS encoding pathogenicity island protein: protein MQSIAEKETYHLPTEHLQVFNVIKNTSNKYITKTKILNQLGYEYNSSNERWLRRVINSLVYDYGYPIGCSYKPSERGYYIITTEQEKQQAMRSIKKLADGSMKRYEALKRIKV from the coding sequence ATGCAAAGTATCGCAGAAAAAGAGACGTATCATTTACCCACCGAACACCTGCAAGTTTTCAATGTGATAAAAAATACGTCCAATAAGTATATTACTAAAACTAAAATCTTAAATCAATTGGGATATGAATATAATTCAAGCAATGAACGATGGTTACGAAGAGTAATCAATTCATTAGTATATGATTATGGCTATCCTATCGGATGCAGTTATAAACCTAGTGAACGTGGTTATTACATCATTACGACAGAACAAGAAAAGCAACAAGCGATGAGAAGTATTAAGAAACTAGCTGATGGCAGTATGAAACGCTATGAAGCTTTGAAGCGAATTAAAGTGTAA
- a CDS encoding pathogenicity island protein encodes MKTESYFKEYNQFVIDQQKAIQELEQECNALESKIKLDKSTYKQLIMDGQDDKADNLYQATDADEKKLKALNKRLETKKSVSKEVKYQKTIELLKHQSELSSLYESEKQSALGKLKKVVDAYNEIIDEIEDINDRYEDEHQQYASVYNQEQLYDDKEARKALNGYFRENIFTSFINGNDLPYEHNNKLFLKR; translated from the coding sequence ATGAAAACTGAATCGTACTTTAAAGAATACAACCAATTTGTAATAGATCAACAAAAGGCTATACAAGAATTGGAACAAGAGTGCAATGCATTGGAAAGTAAAATAAAGTTAGATAAGTCCACATACAAACAGTTAATCATGGATGGACAAGATGATAAAGCAGATAACCTATATCAAGCAACAGATGCTGATGAAAAGAAACTAAAAGCACTTAATAAACGCTTAGAGACAAAGAAAAGTGTGTCGAAAGAAGTTAAATATCAAAAGACAATTGAATTATTAAAACATCAAAGCGAGTTGTCATCATTATATGAATCAGAAAAGCAATCAGCTTTAGGTAAATTAAAAAAAGTAGTCGATGCATATAATGAGATCATTGATGAAATAGAAGATATTAATGATAGATATGAAGATGAACATCAACAATATGCGAGTGTGTATAATCAAGAACAATTATATGATGACAAAGAGGCTAGAAAAGCGTTAAATGGCTACTTTAGAGAAAATATATTTACATCATTTATTAATGGTAATGATTTGCCATACGAACACAATAACAAGTTGTTTTTAAAACGTTAA
- a CDS encoding pathogenicity island protein produces the protein MDKQQIKGFVCDYHERTRSDVLIDDDINTDEFFSIGDENSNEWMTDDNIDDHIVKNHLEMIIDRVANDKEFYIFDSLIQGRSYKDISNVLECSEQSVRFWYDTLLDKIVEVIE, from the coding sequence ATGGATAAACAGCAAATAAAAGGCTTCGTTTGTGATTATCATGAGCGAACTAGAAGTGATGTATTAATAGATGATGATATAAATACTGATGAATTCTTTTCAATAGGTGATGAAAATTCTAATGAATGGATGACAGACGATAACATTGATGATCATATTGTAAAGAATCACTTAGAAATGATTATTGACCGAGTGGCTAATGATAAGGAGTTTTATATTTTCGATTCTTTAATACAAGGACGTAGTTATAAAGATATTAGTAATGTCTTAGAGTGTTCAGAACAATCTGTAAGATTTTGGTATGACACCTTATTAGACAAAATTGTGGAGGTGATAGAATGA
- a CDS encoding pathogenicity island protein: MNIETIVNEFETRAGTLLRYYTGLLEHSKVQPCCFKLYNDPFDMVYVMMNSKLFGHVYIKDCKVRQSFELASPKHTEGLIRSIEGHYVGYELHDGKKLSISDMMASHLFEDEYFMYGLQTYAESNNSDVFEYLENGFDTDTLEGIQSSNTDMIANIEMLYQLATGINEPAPELVEGLKLVTEFVQDENAIQEDYKALERKLNDLKASYYSLSK; encoded by the coding sequence ATGAATATAGAAACTATCGTAAATGAATTTGAAACACGAGCAGGCACGTTACTAAGGTACTACACAGGATTATTAGAACATAGTAAAGTACAACCATGTTGCTTTAAGTTATACAATGATCCATTTGATATGGTTTATGTGATGATGAACAGCAAGTTATTCGGTCATGTATATATTAAAGATTGTAAAGTAAGGCAATCATTTGAATTAGCGTCACCTAAGCACACTGAGGGGCTTATAAGAAGCATAGAGGGACATTATGTGGGTTATGAATTACATGACGGTAAAAAGCTTTCTATTAGTGATATGATGGCTAGTCATTTGTTTGAAGATGAGTATTTTATGTATGGATTACAAACATATGCAGAATCAAATAATAGTGATGTGTTTGAGTACCTAGAAAATGGATTTGATACAGATACACTTGAGGGCATTCAATCAAGTAATACTGATATGATAGCGAATATTGAAATGTTGTATCAGTTAGCTACGGGAATCAATGAACCAGCACCAGAGTTAGTTGAGGGATTGAAATTAGTAACTGAGTTTGTACAAGATGAGAATGCGATACAAGAGGATTACAAGGCTTTAGAACGTAAATTGAATGATTTAAAAGCGTCTTACTATAGCTTGAGTAAATAA
- a CDS encoding pathogenicity island protein, whose protein sequence is MNKNELKSEILEYIESHDGTTFVEIENVFEENNFDYKGDGAYTSGQHPNVVFWIGWNQEAFNIIAELKRDGLIEMDICPPIIYLVDGKGLDFPIVRSKNIKTDHWLPVTFTISKKETECV, encoded by the coding sequence ATGAACAAGAATGAATTAAAATCAGAAATTTTAGAATATATAGAATCACACGATGGAACTACTTTTGTAGAAATAGAAAATGTATTCGAAGAAAATAACTTTGATTATAAAGGTGATGGGGCATATACAAGTGGCCAACATCCAAATGTGGTGTTTTGGATTGGATGGAACCAAGAAGCATTTAATATCATTGCTGAACTTAAACGAGATGGATTAATTGAGATGGATATTTGTCCGCCAATTATTTATCTAGTTGATGGTAAAGGGTTGGATTTTCCTATTGTAAGGTCAAAAAATATTAAAACAGATCATTGGTTGCCTGTCACGTTTACAATTAGTAAGAAAGAAACGGAGTGTGTCTAA
- a CDS encoding N-acyl homoserine lactonase family protein: protein MNDKIKVHVLHTGKVIVDEALPFGYESNPPLAWTEMFRSKKHQVKLPVSAYLIEHPKGLILIDTGWHTDNRKHQLKNLLFQYPVNKAELPEGQAIHEQLIKLGYKPSDIDYVVMSHMHCDHADGLRLVKQAKKIILSEEEHAAILNDKLHYLPHEWKGVNLETFKFSDSDLGPKKKSFDLFGDGTITMVWVPGHSKGLVSTIIKNENSDKYLLLTSDVGYAAKSWEENILPGVLVDKKEAQQSLNWIKMMANDPNCIEAIANHDVNVKPHVVEL from the coding sequence ATGAATGACAAAATAAAAGTACACGTATTACACACAGGTAAAGTAATTGTTGATGAAGCATTACCATTTGGTTATGAAAGTAATCCTCCATTAGCTTGGACGGAGATGTTTAGATCGAAAAAGCATCAAGTTAAATTACCAGTTTCTGCATATTTGATTGAACATCCTAAAGGATTAATATTAATTGATACAGGATGGCATACAGATAATCGAAAACACCAGCTGAAAAATTTATTATTCCAATATCCAGTTAATAAAGCTGAACTACCTGAAGGCCAAGCTATACATGAACAATTAATTAAACTAGGTTATAAACCGAGTGATATAGATTATGTTGTAATGAGTCATATGCATTGCGACCATGCTGATGGTTTGAGATTAGTAAAACAGGCTAAGAAAATTATACTTAGTGAGGAAGAACATGCGGCTATTTTAAATGATAAATTACATTACTTGCCTCATGAATGGAAAGGTGTAAACCTTGAAACATTTAAATTTAGTGATAGTGACTTAGGTCCTAAAAAGAAATCATTTGATTTATTTGGTGATGGTACGATTACAATGGTTTGGGTACCAGGTCACAGTAAAGGGCTTGTTTCAACAATTATTAAAAATGAAAACAGTGACAAATATCTTTTACTTACTTCAGATGTAGGATATGCAGCTAAATCATGGGAAGAAAACATTTTACCTGGGGTTTTAGTTGATAAAAAAGAAGCACAACAGTCGCTCAACTGGATTAAAATGATGGCAAATGATCCTAATTGTATAGAAGCTATCGCAAATCATGATGTAAATGTAAAGCCACATGTTGTTGAATTATAA
- a CDS encoding winged helix DNA-binding protein, which translates to MDNERFEQFNELHLGFIELSKVINEVIEEQNIEISREQMGVFKLLFENKQMTMKEIAERQGVFKTAISKRIKKMEEKGFVKKISSKDKREKVVVLTEFGISFYKNRQLLLYKGLEEKLKLSKSDTKVLITHINEIKKLLVKDDK; encoded by the coding sequence ATGGACAATGAAAGATTTGAGCAATTTAATGAACTGCATTTAGGGTTTATTGAATTAAGTAAAGTTATTAATGAAGTGATAGAAGAACAGAATATTGAAATTTCTAGGGAACAGATGGGTGTATTTAAATTACTCTTTGAAAATAAGCAGATGACTATGAAAGAAATTGCTGAAAGACAAGGTGTTTTTAAAACGGCTATTTCTAAGCGAATTAAGAAGATGGAAGAAAAAGGATTTGTAAAAAAAATAAGTTCAAAAGATAAAAGGGAAAAAGTAGTGGTGTTAACAGAATTTGGAATTTCATTTTATAAAAACAGGCAACTACTGCTTTATAAAGGTTTAGAGGAAAAACTCAAATTATCTAAATCAGATACTAAGGTTTTAATTACACATATAAATGAGATTAAAAAACTTTTAGTAAAGGATGATAAGTAA